One region of Oryza sativa Japonica Group chromosome 10, ASM3414082v1 genomic DNA includes:
- the LOC4349040 gene encoding uncharacterized protein, translating into MTPSAIVVGMPTRCAPPAFMAGVGRGRGRGGFFRPVVAAAAACGGGGGGGGGDEEQKRQILPLPSMAAMPPSLRAIQAKRKLEAVRRGVVPRAAGTSAVAALVAAVEAVQGAAAGGAAEAARGAGDAMAWVIRKVHLESPDLAVGLLGLVASCLGTVMEAEMDRIKRKNVEPSASVAAAASNAAPDNDGGDTDQIEDADAEMPELVELDMETELWSRIGIMHSDDDTPVFVDDEDGLQEIIDIARVHRRKAAYERIIATAADVNSLILSNYAQLLYQFDKDLDRAEDYFKQAVAAEPVDGEAMRRYALFMWHARGDLAGAEDMFTRAIDEEPQSSQHRSSYAWFLWMTGGVETCLIDSGNDTE; encoded by the exons ATGACGCCGTCGGCGATCGTGGTTGGCATGCCGACGAGGTGCGCGCCGCCGGCGTTCATGGCGGGGGTGGGGAGGGGCAGGGGGAGGGGTGGGTTCTTTAGGcctgtggtggcggcggcggcggcgtgcggcggaggtggcggcggtggtggtggggatgAGGAGCAGAAGAGGCAGATTCTGCCGCTGCCGTCGATGGCCGCGATGCCGCCGTCGCTGCGGGCGATCCAGGCGAAGAGGAAGCTGGAGGCGGTGCGGCGCGGGGTGGTGCCGCGGGCGGCCGGGACGAGCGCGGTTGCGGCGCTggtcgcggcggtggaggccgtGCAGGGCGCCGCGGCCGGgggcgccgccgaggccgcgcgcggcgccgggGACGCCATGGCGTGGGTCATCCGCAAGGTGCACCTCGAGTCGCCCgacctcgccgtcggcctcctcgGCCTCGTCGCGTCCTGCCTCGGCACGGTCATGGAGGCGGAGATGGACCGGATCAAACGCAAGAACGTCGAGCCGTccgcgtcggtggcggcggcggccagcaaCGCTGCCCccgacaacgacggcggcgacaccgaccaGATcgaggacgccgacgccgagatGCCGGAGCTGGTGGAGCTTGACATGGAGACGGAGCTCTGGTCCCGGATCGGCATCATGCACAGCGACGACGACACGCCGGTGTtcgtcgacgacgaggacggcctGCAGGAGATCATCGACATCGCCCGTGTCCACCGGCGGAAGGCGGCGTACGAGAGgatcatcgccaccgccgccgacgtcaaCTCGCTCATCCTCTCCAACTACGCGCAGCTCCTCTACCAGTTCGACAAGGACCTCGACAG GGCGGAGGACTACTTCaagcaggcggtggcggcggagccggTGGACGGCGAGGCGATGAGGAGGTACGCGCTGTTCATGTGGCACGCAcgcggcgacctcgccggcgcggaggaCATGTTCACCCGCGCCATCGACGAGGAGCCGCAGAGCAGCCAGCACCGCAGCAGCTACGCCTGGTTCCTCTGGATGACCGGCGGCGTCGAGACCTGCCTCATCGACTCCGGCAACGACACAGAATGA
- the LOC4349041 gene encoding thylakoid lumenal 17.4 kDa protein, chloroplastic, which produces MASTSSCLASPATAAAAPRLRVRVTPRAGRVVACSAGGGGGPEAAGLFAGERKAVGGLACGVLAAWAVASSSSPVIAASQRLPPLSTEPNRCERAFVGNTIGQANGVYDKPLDLRFCDYTNEKTNLKGKSLAAALMSDSKFDGADMSEVVMSKAYAVGASFKGTDFTNAVIDRVNFEKADLQGAIFRNTVLSGSTFDDAKMQDVVFEDTIIGYIDLQKLCTNTSISADSRLELGCR; this is translated from the exons ATGGCCTCCACCTCTTcctgcctcgcctcgccggccacggcggcggcggcgccccggcTGCGGGTGCGGGTGACGCCGAGGGCGGGGCGGGTGGTGGCGTGCTCGGCCGGGGGTGGCGgcgggccggaggcggcggggctGTTTGCCGGTGAGCGCAAGGCGGTGGGCGGGCTTGCGTGCGGCGTCCTCGCGGCCTGGGCCGTCGCGTCCTCGTCCAGCCCCGTGATTGCCGCCAGCCAG AGGTTGCCTCCACTGTCCACAGAGCCAAACAGATGCGAGCGTGCTTTTGTCGGGAACACAATTGGTCAGGCAAATGGGGTGTATGACAAGCCACTCGATCTCCGGTTTTGCGATTACACAAACGAGAAAACTAATCTGAAAGGAAAATCTCTAGCTGCAGCCTTGATGTCCGATTCAAAGTTTGATGGGGCCGACATGTCTGAAGTTGTGATGTCCAAAGCTTATGCTGTGGGGGCAAGCTTCAAAG GAACGGATTTCACAAATGCAGTAATAGACCGTGTCAATTTTGAGAAGGCCGATCTCCAAGGGGCAATCTTCAGGAACACCGTCTTGTCAGGATCAACCTTCGATGACGCTAAAATGCAGGACGTCGTGTTTGAGGACACGATAATCGGCTACATTGACCTTCAGAAGCTATGCACCAACACTTCCATCAGCGCAGACTCAAGATTAGAGCTGGGCTGCAGATGA
- the LOC4349042 gene encoding uncharacterized protein produces the protein MDGVGGGGGGILSYEKLEGYAIWVGASVASAFFASMESCSCIHVHTADDEGDDYDPEEAKDRPLMLSRPQALPEYYYDRSASSASFAKM, from the coding sequence AtggatggcgtcggcggcggcggcggcggcatcctgTCGTACGAGAAGCTGGAGGGGTACGCGATCTGGGTCGGGGCCAGCGTGGCGTCGGCCTTCTTCGCGTCCATGGAGAGCTGCTCCTGCATCCACGTCCacaccgccgacgacgagggcgacgaCTACGACCCCGAGGAGGCCAAGGACCGCCCCCTCATGCTCTCCCGCCCCCAGGCCCTCCCCGAGTACTACTACGACCgatccgcctcctccgcctccttcgCCAAGATGTGA
- the LOC112936602 gene encoding uncharacterized protein → MLRSRKSRVMVMLVTAALLLTDMAGVSYGRRLIPDLDAMAVVGGSPPAKGGYMSRLQVPPSDSGHHVGDEYRSMHAVSKRLVPQGPNPLHN, encoded by the coding sequence ATGTTGAGATCAAGAAAATCCAGGGTAATGGTGATGCTAGTTACTGCTGCTCTTCTACTGACGGATATGGCCGGCGTTAGCTATGGCCGGAGGCTCATCCCGGACCTCGATGCCATGGCGGTCGTcggcggctcgccgccggcgaaagGCGGGTACATGTCAAGGTTGCAGGTTCCTCCTTCAGATTCAGGACATCACGTTGGCGATGAGTACAGAAGCATGCATGCTGTTTCCAAGAGATTGGTGCCTCAGGGACCAAATCCACTGCACAACTGA
- the LOC4349044 gene encoding glutamyl-tRNA reductase, chloroplastic has translation MMASTTSATAAGGAFAAAKTRAGSSAAGGGACARVAAGGRRRSGVVVRCDAGVEAQAQAQAVAKAASVAALEQFKISADRYMKERSSIAVIGLSVHTAPVEMREKLAVAEELWPRAISELTSLNHIEEAAVLSTCNRMEIYVVALSWNRGIREVVDWMSKKSGIPASELREHLFMLRDSDATRHLFEVSAGLDSLVLGEGQILAQVKQVVRSGQNSGGLGKNIDRMFKDAITAGKRVRCETNISSGAVSVSSAAVELALMKLPKSECLSARMLLIGAGKMGKLVVKHLIAKGCKKVVVVNRSVERVDAIREEMKDIEIVYRPLTEMYEAAAEADVVFTSTASETPLFTKEHAEALPAISDAMGGVRLFVDISVPRNVSACVSEVGHARVYNVDDLKEVVEANKEDRLRKAMEAQTIITQELKRFEAWRDSLETVPTIKKLRSYADRIRASELEKCLQKIGEDALTKKMRRSIEELSTGIVNKLLHGPLQHLRCDGSDSRTLDETLENMHALNRMFSLDTEKAIIEQKIKAKVEKSQN, from the exons ATGATGGCGAGCACGACGTCAGCGACGGCCGCCGGGGGCGCGTTCGCCGCCGCGAAGACGCGGGcggggtcgtcggcggcgggcggcggcgcgtgcgcgagggtcgccgccggcgggcggaggcggTCCGGCGTGGTGGTGCGGTGCGACGCCGGCGTGGAGGCGCAGGCCCAGGCGCAGGCGGTGGCCAAggccgccagcgtcgccgcgCTCGAGCAGTTCAAGATCTCCGCCGACC GGTACATGAAGGAAAGAAGTAGCATAGCGGTAATAGGCCTCAGTGTACACACTGCACCAGTGGAGATGCGTGAGAAACTTGCTGTTGCAGAGGAACTATGGCCCCGTGCTATCTCAGAACTCACCAGTCTGAATCATATTGAAGAGGCTGCTGTTCTTAGTACCTGCAATAGAATGGAAATCTATGTGGTAGCTTTATCGTGGAACCGTGGGATTAGAGAAGTGGTAGACTGGATGTCAAAG aAAAGTGGAATCCCTGCTTCTGAGCTCAGGGAGCATCTATTCATGTTGCGTGACAGTGATGCCACACGCCATCTGTTTGAGGTATCTGCTGGGCTTGACTCTTTGGTTCTTGGAGAAGGGCAAATCCTTGCTCAAGTTAAACAAGTTGTCAGAAGTGGGCAAAACAGTGGAGGCTTGGGAAAGAACATCGATAGGATGTTCAAGGATGCAATCACTGCTGGAAAGCGTGTCCGCTGCGAGACTAACATATCATCAGGTGCTGTCTCTGTCAGTTCAGCTGCAGTTGAATTGGCCTTGATGAAGCTTCCAAAGTCGGAATGCCTATCTGCTAGGATGCTGTTGATTGGTGCTGGCAAGATGGGAAAGTTGGTGGTTAAACATTTGATTGCCAAGGGATGCAAGAAAGTTGTTGTGGTGAACCGTTCAGTGGAAAGGGTGGATGCCATCCGCGAAGAGATGAAAGACATTGAGATTGTGTACAGGCCTCTTACAGAGATGTATGAAGCCGCTGCCGAAGCTGATGTCGTGTTCACAAGCACGGCATCCGAAACCCCATTGTTCACAAAGGAGCACGCAGAGGCGCTTCCCGCTATTTCTGATGCTATGGGTGGTGTTCGACTCTTTGTCGACATATCCGTCCCCAGAAATGTCAGCGCCTGTGTGTCTGAAGTTGGCCATGCGCGAGTATACAACGTCGATGACTTGAAAGAGGTTGTGGAAGCCAACAAGGAGGACCGGCTTAGGAAAGCAATGGAGGCCCAAACAATCATCACCCAAGAATTGAAACGGTTCGAGGCATGGAGGGACTCGCTGGAGACTGTTCCGACTATCAAGAAGCTGAGGTCCTACGCCGACAGGATCAGGGCTTCGGAGCTTGAGAAGTGCCTCCAGAAGATCGGCGAAGACGCCCTCACCAAGAAGATGAGAAGATCCATCGAGGAGCTCAGCACCGGCATCGTGAACAAGCTTCTCCACGGCCCATTGCAGCACCTGAGATGTGACGGCAGCGACAGCCGCACCCTCGATGAGACGCTGGAGAACATGCACGCCCTCAACAGGATGTTCAGCCTCGACACCGAGAAGGCGATCATTGAGCAGAAGATCAAGGCGAAGGTGGAGAAGTCCCAGAACTGA
- the LOC4349045 gene encoding membrane steroid-binding protein 2-like, giving the protein MATCSAACARPAVVVFASPAAARRRAASSVYLPGRPLRGGGVVRCSAGPVSGGMISKKVAELWAAARSASPVAVIAAVAGAAVVYKVGSSLLAPPPPPARPREEPSEEAPPPPEPVQVGEITAEELLQYDGSDPEKPLLMAIKGQIYDVSQSRLFYGPGGPYALFAGKDASRALAKMSFEPQDLTDDISGLSLLELSALQDWEYKFSSKYVKVGTIKKVLVEQGGDSTADAIEEAAVDGEDSILTAKMSNQLLYEEEMEVGSDDP; this is encoded by the exons ATGGCGACTTGCTCCGCTGCTTGCGCTCGCccagccgtcgtcgtcttcgcgtcgccggccgccgcgcggcggcgcgccgcctcctccgtctaCCTCCCTGGTCGGCctctgcgcggcggcggcgtcgtgcgaTGCAGCGCTGGGCCTGTAAGCGGTGGGATGATCTCGAAGAAGG TGGCGGAGctgtgggcggcggcgaggagcgcgtcgccggtggcggtgatcgccgcggtggccggagcggcggtggtCTACAAGGTGGGGTCCAGTCTcctcgcgccgcctcctccgccggcgaggCCCCGGGAGGAGCCCAGCGAGGAggccccgccgcctccggagCCGGTGCAGGTGGGGGAGATCACGGCGGAGGAGTTGCTGCAGTACGACGGGTCCGACCCCGAGAAGCCGTTGCTCATGGCGATCAAGGGGCAGATCTATGACGTCTCCCAGAGCAG ATTGTTCTATGGACCTGGTGGACCATATGCATTGTTTGCTGGTAAAGATGCCAGTAGGGCGTTGGCGAAGATGTCCTTTGAGCCACAAGATCTGACTGATGATATATCTGGCCTAAGTTTACTTGAACTCAGTGCCCTTCAGGACTGGGAGTACAAGTTCAGCAGCAAGTACGTGAAGGTTGGAACCATAAAAAAGGTGCTCGTAGAACAGGGTGGCGATAGCACTGCCGATGCAATAGAGGAGGCAGCTGTCGATGGTGAAGACAGCATCCTGACTGCTAAGATGTCTAATCAATTACTATATGAGGAAGAAATGGAAGTCGGTAGTGATGATCCATGA
- the LOC4349046 gene encoding membrane steroid-binding protein 1-like, giving the protein MAAAVAELWETLKQAIVAYTGLSPAAFFTAVAAAAALYHVVSGIFAGPPPPPPPRPRDEPEAEPLPPPVQLGEVSEEELRQYDGSDPKKPLLMAIKGQIYDVTQSRMFYGPGGPYALFAGKDASRALAKMSFEPQDLTGDISGLGPFELDALQDWEYKFMGKYVKVGTVKKTVPVEDGAPSTSPETTETAAAAEPEKAPATEEKPREVSSEEVKEKEDAVAAAAPDEGAKES; this is encoded by the exons atggcggcggcggtggcggagctgtGGGAGACGCTGAAGCAGGCGATCGTGGCGTACACGGggctgtcgccggcggcgttcttcaccgccgtggcggcggcggcggcgctgtacCACGTCGTGTCGGGGATCTTCGCGgggccgcccccgccgccgccgccgcggccgagggACGAGCCCGAGGCggagccgctcccgccgcccgtgCAGCTCGGGGAGGTCTCCGAGGAGGAGCTCCGCCAGTACGACGGGTCCGATCCCAAGAAGCCCCTCCTCATGGCCATCAAGGGCCAGATCTATGACGTCACGCAGAGCAG GATGTTCTATGGACCTGGTGGACCTTATGCGCTATTCGCTGGCAAAGATGCCAGCAGAGCACTCGCTAAGATGTCCTTCGAGCCCCAGGATTTGACCGGTGACATCTCTGGTCTTGGCCCATTTGAACTCGACGCATTGCAGGACTGGGAGTACAAGTTTATGGGCAAGTACGTGAAGGTCGGTACCGTCAAGAAGACCGTCCCTGTTGAAGATGGTGCCCCAAGCACTTCACCAGAAACAACtgaaaccgccgctgccgctgagCCAGAGAAGGCGCCAGCAACCGAAGAGAAGCCGAGGGAGGTAAGCTCGGAGGaagtaaaagaaaaggaggatgcTGTTGCCGCTGCTGCACCTGATGAAGGCGCCAAAGAAAGTTAG